A single window of Brevundimonas vitisensis DNA harbors:
- a CDS encoding DUF4198 domain-containing protein, with the protein MKKRFALVALAAAALALPFAAQAHRAWLAPSSTVLSGAEAWVTFDAGMSNGVFIADHAAMRLDGLTITAPDGSALEAQNMMRGRYRSTFDLHLTQQGTYRIANVTSGMSATYKLNGEDQRWRGSAAEFPAAIPAGATDVVATRNANRIETYVTLGAPTDSVFTIKGDGIELVPVTHPNDLVAGEAATFKLTVDGLPAQGLEVTIARGGSRYRDNPEEMTVTTGADGAFSVTWPEAGMYWVNAQVRKPAQGADVATSAQYNGSLEVLP; encoded by the coding sequence CCACCGCGCCTGGCTGGCGCCCAGCTCCACCGTCCTGTCCGGGGCAGAAGCCTGGGTGACGTTCGACGCGGGCATGTCGAACGGCGTCTTCATCGCCGACCATGCGGCCATGCGCCTGGATGGTCTGACCATCACCGCGCCCGACGGCTCAGCTCTGGAGGCGCAGAACATGATGCGCGGGCGCTATCGCTCGACCTTCGACCTGCACCTGACGCAGCAGGGAACCTATCGCATCGCGAACGTGACCAGCGGCATGAGCGCGACCTACAAGCTGAACGGCGAGGACCAGCGCTGGCGCGGCTCGGCGGCTGAATTCCCCGCTGCCATTCCGGCCGGGGCCACGGACGTGGTCGCCACCCGCAATGCCAACCGGATCGAGACCTATGTGACCTTGGGGGCCCCGACAGACAGCGTCTTCACGATCAAGGGCGACGGCATCGAACTGGTCCCCGTCACCCACCCCAACGACCTGGTCGCCGGTGAAGCCGCCACCTTCAAGCTGACCGTCGACGGTCTGCCGGCCCAGGGCCTGGAAGTGACGATCGCACGCGGCGGCTCGCGTTATCGCGACAATCCCGAGGAGATGACCGTGACGACCGGGGCCGATGGGGCCTTCTCGGTCACCTGGCCCGAGGCGGGGATGTATTGGGTGAACGCCCAGGTTCGCAAACCTGCTCAAGGCGCTGACGTTGCCACCAGCGCCCAGTACAACGGCTCGCTGGAAGTGCTCCCCTGA
- a CDS encoding FAD:protein FMN transferase, with amino-acid sequence MRTAPQRPPSDLVWSLQGQTMGTTWSARVVPAPGSDQAALQAAIEAELTTVVNLFSHWEPRSELSRFNNAPAGVWAVSQGFWDLLTASLDIADDTDGAVDPTLGAVVDLWGFGPPGPRPANDPVPSDEAIAAALSVSGFQALRLNRDARGVMQPGGMRLDLSAIAKGHAVDRVSARLEQEGATSHLIEIGGELKGRGVKPDGQPWWVEIEGPPGSTAQRTVVALFDLAVATSGDYRRAFQHQGRTYPHTISGRTGRPVDHGLVSVTVFHEQAMMADAWSTALTVMGPVEGPPFADAMGLAACFTSRDDQGLIEIVTPAWHAMMEEDETAA; translated from the coding sequence ATGCGGACCGCGCCCCAGCGGCCGCCCAGCGACCTGGTCTGGTCGCTGCAGGGCCAGACCATGGGCACGACGTGGTCGGCACGCGTCGTGCCTGCGCCCGGCTCCGATCAGGCCGCGCTTCAAGCCGCCATCGAGGCCGAGCTGACGACGGTGGTCAATCTGTTCAGTCATTGGGAGCCGCGCAGCGAGCTGTCGCGGTTCAACAATGCGCCTGCCGGGGTGTGGGCGGTGTCGCAGGGCTTCTGGGACCTGCTGACCGCGTCACTGGACATCGCCGACGACACGGATGGTGCCGTCGATCCGACGCTGGGAGCGGTCGTAGATCTGTGGGGGTTCGGCCCGCCCGGTCCGCGTCCCGCCAACGATCCCGTGCCGAGCGACGAGGCCATAGCGGCGGCCCTGTCGGTCAGCGGTTTCCAGGCCCTGCGGCTGAACCGGGATGCCCGGGGCGTGATGCAGCCGGGCGGCATGCGACTGGACCTGTCGGCTATTGCCAAGGGCCATGCCGTCGATCGGGTCTCGGCCCGCCTCGAACAGGAGGGTGCGACCTCGCACCTGATCGAGATCGGCGGCGAGCTGAAGGGGCGGGGCGTCAAGCCGGACGGCCAGCCCTGGTGGGTCGAGATCGAGGGCCCGCCCGGTTCGACGGCACAGCGTACCGTCGTGGCTCTGTTCGACCTGGCCGTGGCCACGTCCGGTGACTATCGCCGGGCGTTCCAGCATCAGGGGCGGACCTATCCGCACACCATCTCGGGCCGCACGGGCCGACCCGTGGACCATGGACTGGTGTCGGTCACCGTCTTTCATGAACAGGCCATGATGGCCGATGCCTGGTCCACGGCCCTGACGGTCATGGGACCGGTCGAGGGCCCGCCGTTTGCCGATGCCATGGGCCTGGCCGCCTGTTTCACCTCGCGCGACGACCAAGGGCTGATCGAGATCGTCACTCCCGCATGGCATGCCATGATGGAAGAGGACGAGACGGCCGCGTGA